The genomic interval TACCACTCACTTTGCTCATCATCTCCATATTTGCACCTATCTataaatttataacataaatcAAAGAAAAATCATCACTTTGTGGTACTATATATAGGAATGTTAAACTTGACAAATTTAAATATGTactcaaaaacttaattaattgatGCTGTAAACCTCATTAACATGCACAAAAGGGATTAATTTTTACAACATAACCAGTGACGCATGACTCGACATATTGCATGATCACTCAAACAAAAAAGCTTAGGGGATTGTTTAAAGCTTCAAAAATTCTTGCATATTccaagttagtttttttttttcaagaaaaagATAGTAAAGTTGATCTAAAGGAAAAACATGATCAACCTTTTGAAATTTTACAAATACCAATCCAAGCTAAGGAGAAGATGTGTTCTAACCTTGGAGATCCCATGGCTCAATGCGATAGAGATCGACATCGCGAATGACATCAAGATCGATGCTTTGGCAGGCCACCTTTCTCGCGAGATAGTACCCGACTAATTCTTCCTCGGTGGGGTGGAATCTAAAGCCCGGTGGAACACAAGATTCCACCTCCATTGCTACTAACTCACCTGCAAGACCTTGCACCTCTGAAAACTTACAAGCACAGACACATGATTTGAGAACTAGAAAGAGAGTGGGGCCGAGAAAACTTTGGACTCACAACAAAGAGATCAAGAAAACAATGAAACTATTGGACCACACACCACATACATAAGTTCACCAACTCCATATCTATATATCACTTGTTCAGTTCAATTTATAATATGTATGTTTTTCTTTCCCCTATGTTTGTTGTTTTATAAATAATTGGGTCTTCTTCTTCCTGTCGGCCATAAAATATGGAGGATTGATGGGAGAGGAAGAGTAGACGAGAAAATTGACATTTTTTAAGGTAGAAGCATGCGTTGTGTTTCTTTGAGTGCACTACATGCATGGCTGCAATGCAAAGGGGTCCCCTACACTACTGTATAAAAAATCCTAAGGCACTTTGGATGGCCAGCCTTTTACAGTGACCATGCGCCGCAAATTTTTCGGTATATATGTATAATTAATAAGAATGACCGACTCCTAACCATTAGGAAGTTAATGATTGTTTACAACCATTAATCCACTCTGATTAGGATTAATATATATCTATTAGTATCCTTATCCACTCATCTACATACACTCATGTGATTGATGAGCTAAGGGTTGGAATTTGAGGAGGGatgtgaagattttaaaaccagAGAAGACTTTAACAATTAACATGTAGATGAAGAGTACATGCACTTACTGGTGGAGCAGTTCAGATGGCAATTCATGATGAGCAGTATTTTTCGACTGATCAAGAACTTTGACTGATTCCAAAAAACGCTCAGTTAATTAAGTCGAAGCTAACAGAATAAGAAGGTAGAGGAATCAAGCAACAAAGACTGATATATAAGAAGCAGAAACGGTGTGAGGGAGTGGATAAATGAATTGACATTGAGGAAGGAGAACGTCGAGAAAGATGGGGTGGTATAATTGCGCGTGGGGTGGCAAAATTGAGAAGAGTTAAAGGGAAAGGAGCGAACGTAGGAGATGGCAGGCGGTGGCCGGCGGTCGATTTGGGCGGCGGCGAGTGGAGTGGCAAGCAACCGCCGCCACCTCCACCTCCTTCCGGCTGTAGCATTTAATTTCTTGCGGTCGGCGGATCCAATGATTACTGCTATTGATGTTTTAGAATTCtcagagagagaaaaaaatagtgATCACGAGCACCGTTGAGCCAATCACAGTTTGCAGTCTGCAAGAATTATTAAGTTATATAGAAGATattaccaaattaaattaaaataaaaagtaatttttagtATTTGTGTACAAATTCACTTGGAAAGTTatgaacaaataaaaaaatttcctaacaaattaaaaaattttgatggcCCATTAGCATCCATCTTTACCAATTGTCACAATAGCAATGATTGCATCTTTATCTCCAAATCCAAATGTTGTGCAaatgatttagattttttttggtgtTTTGTGGATTAAGGCTCCAATAAGCCTTGCGTCATGGCATTCAAAGTGGAGAATATCTGAAACTAAAGATATTGTggataatatttaattatttctgTCCCATGCCTCGAAACAAAGGAGTTACATATGCATCGTCCATGGTCCTTGCAAGTACAAGTTGAGGCCAGCCAGCAAAATGACGACTCTCCCAAGTTATTTAAAAAACAAAGAATTAGCCAAGTGTTCTTGAAAACAGAAGGTTAATTAAAGATAGTTAATGAATTAATTTACTAGCTAAAAGAATGAATTGATGGGAAAGCACGCATGCTTTCTTTGTAGGGCGAAGCGTGAGAAAAGTAACTTGACGTTTATGAAAGCTAATGAGACTCGACTTTATGAAACATAGACGTGAGGCCGGCCCTTAATTGTTAATCAAACTGTGTCTGATTTTTTCAATAAAGCAATCTAAAAGCTAATCCCAATTAAGGTCTAGATTCAAGTATAGACTAGACTAGCTAATGGaacttttatttatgtattttgttTAACAAATTCTAATTAATATGAGATTTAGAGTTTGTAAGATGATGGACTTTATATATCGAGAGAGGACTACTAGGAGCTTTGAACTTAAACATGACACATGAAATTTAACTTGTAAAAGTTTGTATGTGCAAAATTGGACATCTGTGATCAAAGCGAGTTGAGAGAGACAATGACAGAGATCAAGAGGACTACAGGAGAGAAGATCTAGGTGTTTTTGCTTTTTGAAGTCCAGGTATCCAAGTATTTCTACCTTTTAGGTGACTATCGAGTTTTCATGTTACTAGAATGGTGAAATTGAAACCTATCTCTTTAGGCATTtgaaattttgttgagttttgtttgTGATTAAGTTTTGAGTAAACTTGTTTAATCTGTAACCTTTTCAATTTGCTTTTGCATTAACTACATAAATTATTATTCTTCAGGTAATTTGTTCTTAATTTTGTCGAGTGTTTAACTATATATGATGGGACACAAATGCTACAACTTTGTTTTTCTTGTTGGATATTGTAGATGTTGATAGATTCAGTCAGTCAGTCAGCTGGACGATGAATGATCAATAGGAATTGGTGGATATGACGATGTGAACATTGTCTTATTTATACTATCGACCTATCCTTTTAGTTATTGAGGCATCCTTTCACATAATAGACATATCTTATTCTCGGTATCATTGTTAAAGACTTAATTTCGTCAGTCATCTAGTTTATTTATTTGGATATTGATCatatccggaatctgagtcagatcaATGAAAGTCGGGTGAGCTGTTGTTGGCGTTGACAGAAGGATGACCGAGACACCTTTCTCGTATGTGTTTCCAAAAATGGACTCCCACGTGGTGCTGACGGATGATAATGACTGAGCAGACGGTACCTGAGCTCTGCGcatactcagacaagcacacgggcgttagaggccagaaactagggaaaaagtctccggagcagactctccgacgctcaagtcaggtactttttccctagaagaacagtatacgaaggagaaagaaagtagaagacaagtgcgaatgtgcgagagagtGTCCCTGCTCAAGGAAGAGGacttccctttttatatgacagtgcgtacctcTGGAGGCTGGTCGATGTCAAATAATGTCGGGTGTCAGGTcttgtcgggtgatggaggacacgcGGTATCCTCCTGTAGGCTGAAGGAAAGTTCCATTCGTAGATGATCACAgaccgttggaatattccctgacatgcagcagttattctctgataggCGGTTACAATTCCTTGACCTTGTTGTCATGTAGTGCCTTCTGTCCCGACCAGGTATGAATAGGGTAGCTCGGGATGATCAGTTGGGTATACCACCTGACCTAAACCGTGGGGGGCCGGGAGCTATGGAGAGATCGTCCAAGAGCTGACTGGGAGTTGGCTGACCAGGCGTTTAGCTTACTGAGAGCATTAGGCCTAGATATAACCAGGCAGTGAGAGTCcgaccagtcaaatccaggtcaGGTATCTCCCCGACTGCCTACCAGGTCTTAGACCAAGGTGTCTCAGATCTGGAGTTCCGGTCTGTGAGAACTTGACTGGGAATCATGTTGCTGACGTCATCactattcactacaagaaaaaagctaaacaacaacgcttttttggcgttgtcgtatgtacttaaaaagtgatgttgtagatggtgttgtagaaagtcatatcaaagacaacgctttaaaagcgttgtggttggtcacaaagacaacgctttttaagcgttgtcttttcgttcttaaaaagcgttgttatagatgctgttgtaaaaatgcacatatcaaagacaacactttaaaagcgttgtggttggtcacaaagacaacgctttttaagcgttgtctattcgttcttaaaaagcgttgttaaagatgctgttgtaaaaatgcacatatcaaagacaacgctttaaaagcgttgtggttggtctcaaagacattgttttttaagcgttgtcttttattacttaaaaacgttgtctttttaaatttataaaaaatagtgtttttcttaattaaatagcaaaaattataaaaaatactcaaaatttacatataattgaatatccacaaccacaatcatttttataataagactatttaacaaataaataaaactttatattatacaaacaaaatgtatacatattgatccacaaattaaatttgtatcatacaagttatccttaacttcatgacaataatttttcaaacacacaagttttacaaaacctcatcattgactaaccgctgttgttggtgtccatcgcatggaattgcttctttaagtccaacaatctcttcttctgaaaggctttcagctatcactcttagagccatcttcttcaacttgtcatcaacacacctggggttgtaggcaatcaagaaattttgtatgaaaactttcatacatgtaaatctcgtactaaataatatgtcaatgttatatatacatgtaattcgtaccgtaagtgtgtttatatagaatcgacaagttttctttagggccaacttctactcaagctctttaaacactgcatcaaaataaaaaaattggcattagttctgtgctaaatgaaaatcatatttagaggaaaaagcgggagtgctgtagatggatatattaaccaagcatattaatgtttgacctgtctttacaagttctaagcatatatattaaccaagcatataacctaagaggaataagttacaaaatgctacttgatgtttgacctgtctttattggattttgcggccccggtcttcttgtagccaggcacaatgtaatacttgatgttgactctacctttgcagttgtttcggcttgaggagtggcaaagaatggtggagtagaggatggattttaggtattcatccgtgccatcgaggaaatgacttattcctcttaggttgcCACAGGAACAGGATCTTCCACATCGAAGAAAAATATTACCCCATTTCCTTTTGCATCAGCATCACCTGCTGAACTGAGAAGAGCTAAGACGGCGAATTGAGATTCATCATGGGAACAGCTTACGGCTGTAAAAAAATGGGAACCATCAACAAGACAAAAGATTACAATCTTCTAACTACTCAAAGAGAAAATAGTATAAAgttaaagaaatataaaaaattctataaatatttcACAAAATGTGAGCTTTGTTTGTAATCATACACCATTCGCAAAGCCACGGTAAGTTTATACTGGTCCAACAATGGACTGGTTCTTGCTGCCTATTTTGGACATTTGCAATTTATTAATATTAGTGCATGTATGCTAGAGACACTTGCAAAATAGAAGCTTTAGGACTCAAGATTGTTGTTGTATAGAACTGTTGACATGAACATCTAAAGTGCCAAAAATGGACtggttctttttatttcattttaattttctggTTCTTTTAGTCTTGGATTTATACTACGATCATTTAAGAGCCAAAAAATGCACACCTTCTGTAACAATCCCGTGAGACCAGTACAATGCCAAATTTGAAGTACTCCAAACTGAAAGTTGTGGCTTTAAACCGTGTGTATAGGACACCAGATATTCTGATTCCCCAACAAATGAAGGCTTTGTAATTGGCTgtacaagaaaaaggaaaaaaaaacagatgTAAGGACATTCACTGCTATTTCGATTTGCCAGATAACAATATAGGCAAAATGATGATTACCGAAAGTGTATCTCCAATCATAGCCACAAGAATATTGGAATctggatcccataatgtaattaTAGTCTCAGCTGCAATAGCAAGGACTGATCCATCGGCAGAAAAAGCAGCAGCTGTTAATGATTTTCCCCTGTCATCAATTCAAAGAAATTAATTTCATGGGAGTTCCACTGCGCAACAACACTATATGATGGGAAAAGAAATATATGCAagcaaataatttcaaaaaatagtTTAAAGATTTCACcaataattcaattaaaaaacaAGGCATCCTTTAAATTAAGAAACAGTATCTTTTTTTCATAATTAATGTATATACAAAATTGCAAGTTCCATACGCCCAATCAACTGGTTCAGCTCTGAGTAGCATCAAATACAAGTATTACTTTAAATATCTCTGCTTGATTTGAAAGCTGTCTGCTTCCacaaattatttcaatttcattcgatacaaataattttttatgttaaaataaatcataaaaactaAAAGGCATCAAATGAGCAATGATATTAATATAATAAAGGAAAAAACATTTCATTGGCAGCAAAATTTAATACTTGTATGAACCAACAGATTGGCATCTCCAACCAGTTCTCTGGATTGATTCATTATTTCTGTCGGCATGAGAACCATGAACCCAAACCTGAAAAATAGATTACTCATTTAATCATTATATACAATGGGGCAACAGAAAGAAAAGAGCCTAATAGACACTACCTTAAAATCACCACCATAAGATGATGTGACAGCCATGTTGTGTCCAGGGCGAAATGCAAGAGATGAAACTTGAGCATCACTACATCAGaaagtaaagaaaatataaaaaggtggtttattttatctgTTAGAGTGGAAGGTGTAAAGGGTTAAAGAAGTGCAAAGAAAACATTAGTCAAGTAGTGAAAATCTTATAATTTGTCCTGGAGCTCCGAAGGATAAGATTCATGTAACTGATTCCAAACAGTTGGGACAAACATGGGATGGTAGTAATGATAACGGCAGCAGTAACAAAGAACCAAGAATTATTAAGCAGCAGAGAACAACTTGGCAACCAATCACTCAAAGAAGAGCTAAGCCAGCCCACAACCATATGGATCACTCAAGGATAAGCAACGTCAGCCCATAACCATATAGACCAGAAATGAAGTTTCAATATAAAATTGATCAACATTTAACTAATTCAAGATTGTCAACTTGAAGAATTTCTCTAAAATGAGTAATGGTAACAATCAAACTTATCACTCTTTTCCAACAATCAAAAGGTTCAATATGCTGGAATAAGATATGATCTGATCATTCAAGGATGCTTTTCATATTGCAAAAGAAATGCGTGAATGTGCGGATATAATAACCAAATCATAAGCACCAAAActatatagaaattaaaaaccAATGAAACTTCTGTTACATAAAACTAAAGTATCTAGAAAATTGAAAAGGAAATATGTTTGTCTCACTGATATGAAAGACCACATTGGTGTGCCAAATTAAATACTTCTCCAATTGACatcatagaaaattaaaagattGATGGTCCCTATTCGCAAAGTTATGAAAGATTtatagaataaataaacaaaaaaataaagaacaataGATGAAGCTCTGTTTGTAGTCTTCTTACCTGTGAGGCTCATATATGACAGTGGATAATAAGTACTCTGCCACTAGGGAACCACGAGTCCAGTATTTTAGACAAACCAAACCCCCTAATTTTTCTTCAGGAATTGTCACATCAATGGTAGCCATTAAGGAGCCATCAAGAGAAATGGCTACAAGAGCCACATATAGCTGCAACCATCGAAGTACAAGTACATCCACGAAGAGTTAGCCAAAAATTCAAAGATCTAATTCATCATCTACAAGAATTATGATAGCTATCTATGTTGTAATGCAAAAGTAATTACATGCTTAAAACAAATTATGACAGCAACCAAGCAGA from Zingiber officinale cultivar Zhangliang chromosome 6B, Zo_v1.1, whole genome shotgun sequence carries:
- the LOC121990537 gene encoding WD repeat-containing protein 75-like: MPTMDISKSISGIKPPFSFPLKHEGSCTQVAFEQTTGLVAVSTEDYCVQFYSLFDNHEVSEVQVCKRNFQPADDVMLYVALVAISLDGSLMATIDVTIPEEKLGGLVCLKYWTRGSLVAEYLLSTVIYEPHSDAQVSSLAFRPGHNMAVTSSYGGDFKVWVHGSHADRNNESIQRTGWRCQSVGSYKGKSLTAAAFSADGSVLAIAAETIITLWDPDSNILVAMIGDTLSPITKPSFVGESEYLVSYTHGLKPQLSVWSTSNLALYWSHGIVTEAVSCSHDESQFAVLALLSSAGDADAKGNGVIFFFDVEDPVPVAT